From Streptomyces durmitorensis, a single genomic window includes:
- a CDS encoding S8 family serine peptidase has product MTRSPAWRRARLLPAVGLAFALLPAGQAATAAPSGVPQATPAARAAHTVTLVTGDKVTVTELGGGKKTVTVDRPAGATGAVRSEIAGDRITVVPDEARPYLSAGTLDKRLFDVTELMRQGLGDEKGGALPLIVTYDKSARRDAGAATPRGADKVRALPSVGGVAVKADGPGAFWRDVTSDSSKSSGARAGSGSGRLADGIGKIWLDGRVEADMAQSNEQIGTPEAWEAGLTGKGVKVAVLDTGVDLSHPGLKDRVDVTKSFIPGEEVADRNGHGTHVTSTVGGSGAESEADKEKGVAPGAALSVGKVLSDEGSGSESQIIAGMEWAAKDVGAKVVSMSLGSQEASDGTDPMAAAVNTLSKDTGALFVIAAGNTGAPSSIGSPGAADSALTIGAVDSADRAAYFTSQGPRIGDQALKPDLSAPGVDILAARSQLVDGEGFYTEMSGTSMATPHVAGVAALLAEKHPDWSGARLKDALMSTSEQLDASAYELGAGRVSVPDAVDAQVTASGSADLGFYSWPYGDNKPVTKTVTYTNSSDAAVELSLAAEGAAEGVATLADKTLTVPAHGTASTTVTGDGAKAPVGNTSGRIVASAAGKPVAHTAFGLVKEEERYTLTVHVKDRDGAATGAGLVFQRLAEQVDPVQAQVGESGTLELRLKPGTYALSSFLDVRGSKGKDSLGLGFLAAPEIVLDQDREVTLDGRTLREVGVDVGKRTETRQLLMEYDRKANGAELMGAVQVPVKYDSIFAAPTAKVSDGSFEYRTVWRLGKPTLDVKGLGQVVAQPGGTVTDGRSKLRIVDAGGGTAADYAGKDVQGKAVVVRRSAASDVTPDQLGQAAQDAGVKALFVTDDVPGRLNAWFGTDDNADRPLQIGTVDAADGARLLAAAKAGKSVETTATSRTPYVYDVSEGHKGAVPRDLTYEPSKRELAVLDTKFHAVKPVAGGEFRYSLTDTFTVGIGFQEKIDYPVERTDYASTGTGQLWHESVSVGPGALEERSGLVSYRGGRHGELDWFKPVWHPWLGTGLGWGQQRYGNTLEFNVPGWGDSGPDHTGFGDVWNDDSMTQFTEVYADGELVDRRQSSGAYVWDASPALTTYKVVTDTTLDPDRWRLATKGHSEWTFESKETAGDRKTFLPLLNLGFDVDTDLAGDVRGGRSVDIGIFSEYVEGAVEKGSIGGGKLEVSYDDGKSWKGVGLDRDGSKAAWDGKLKVPASAEFISLRASASDDRGGAVTQDIVRAVGVR; this is encoded by the coding sequence ATGACCCGATCCCCCGCGTGGCGAAGAGCGAGGCTGCTGCCGGCCGTCGGCCTCGCGTTCGCGCTGCTGCCGGCAGGGCAGGCCGCCACCGCGGCTCCTTCCGGCGTGCCGCAGGCCACCCCCGCGGCCCGCGCCGCCCACACGGTCACCCTGGTGACCGGCGACAAGGTCACCGTCACGGAACTCGGCGGCGGCAAGAAGACCGTCACCGTCGACCGGCCCGCAGGGGCCACCGGAGCGGTGCGCAGCGAGATCGCGGGCGACCGCATCACCGTCGTACCGGACGAGGCGCGGCCCTATCTGAGCGCGGGCACCCTCGACAAGCGGCTCTTCGACGTGACGGAGCTGATGCGCCAGGGGCTCGGGGACGAGAAGGGCGGCGCGCTGCCGCTCATCGTCACGTACGACAAGAGCGCGCGGCGCGACGCGGGCGCTGCGACGCCCCGCGGCGCCGACAAGGTGCGCGCGCTGCCGAGCGTGGGCGGTGTGGCGGTGAAGGCCGACGGGCCCGGGGCGTTCTGGCGTGACGTGACGTCGGATTCCTCGAAGTCATCGGGGGCCAGGGCTGGTTCGGGCTCCGGTCGCCTTGCCGACGGCATCGGCAAGATCTGGCTCGACGGCCGGGTCGAGGCCGACATGGCGCAGAGCAACGAGCAGATCGGCACCCCCGAGGCCTGGGAGGCCGGGCTCACCGGCAAGGGCGTGAAGGTCGCCGTCCTCGACACGGGTGTTGATCTCTCCCACCCCGGTCTCAAGGATCGCGTGGACGTCACGAAGAGCTTCATCCCGGGCGAGGAGGTCGCCGACCGCAACGGCCACGGCACCCATGTGACCTCGACCGTCGGCGGCAGCGGCGCCGAGTCCGAGGCCGACAAGGAGAAGGGCGTGGCGCCCGGCGCCGCACTCTCCGTCGGCAAGGTGCTCAGCGACGAGGGCTCCGGCAGCGAGTCGCAGATCATCGCCGGAATGGAGTGGGCGGCCAAGGACGTCGGCGCCAAGGTCGTGTCGATGAGCCTCGGTTCGCAGGAGGCGAGCGACGGCACCGACCCGATGGCCGCCGCCGTCAACACCCTCTCCAAGGACACCGGCGCCCTCTTCGTCATCGCCGCGGGCAACACCGGCGCCCCCTCCTCGATCGGCTCGCCCGGCGCCGCAGACTCCGCGCTGACCATCGGCGCCGTCGACTCCGCCGACCGGGCCGCGTACTTCACCAGCCAGGGCCCGCGCATCGGGGACCAGGCACTCAAGCCCGACCTGTCGGCGCCGGGCGTGGACATCCTCGCCGCCCGCTCGCAGCTCGTCGACGGCGAGGGCTTCTACACCGAGATGAGCGGTACGTCGATGGCGACCCCGCACGTCGCGGGCGTGGCCGCCCTGCTCGCCGAGAAGCACCCGGACTGGAGCGGTGCGCGCCTCAAGGACGCGCTGATGTCGACCTCCGAGCAACTGGACGCTTCCGCCTATGAGTTGGGCGCCGGTCGCGTCAGTGTGCCCGATGCCGTCGACGCGCAGGTCACCGCGAGCGGGAGCGCCGACCTCGGCTTCTACTCCTGGCCGTACGGGGACAACAAGCCCGTCACGAAGACGGTGACCTACACCAACTCATCCGATGCGGCGGTGGAGTTGAGCCTCGCCGCCGAAGGCGCGGCGGAGGGTGTCGCCACCCTCGCCGACAAGACGCTCACCGTGCCCGCGCACGGCACCGCGTCGACCACGGTCACGGGTGACGGCGCGAAGGCGCCCGTCGGCAACACCAGTGGCCGCATCGTCGCGAGCGCCGCCGGGAAGCCGGTCGCGCACACCGCGTTCGGGCTGGTCAAGGAGGAGGAGCGGTACACGCTCACCGTCCACGTGAAGGACCGTGACGGCGCGGCGACCGGAGCCGGCCTGGTGTTCCAGCGCCTCGCCGAGCAGGTCGACCCCGTCCAGGCGCAGGTCGGTGAATCCGGCACCCTTGAGCTGCGTCTGAAGCCGGGAACGTACGCCCTCTCCTCTTTCCTCGACGTGCGCGGCAGCAAGGGCAAGGACTCCCTCGGCCTCGGCTTCCTCGCCGCGCCCGAGATCGTCCTCGACCAGGATCGTGAAGTCACCCTGGACGGCCGCACGTTGCGCGAGGTCGGGGTGGACGTCGGCAAGCGGACGGAGACCCGCCAGCTCCTGATGGAGTACGACCGGAAGGCGAACGGCGCCGAGCTGATGGGCGCGGTCCAGGTGCCCGTCAAGTACGACAGCATCTTCGCCGCACCCACCGCCAAGGTGTCCGACGGCAGCTTCGAGTACCGCACCGTCTGGCGCCTGGGCAAGCCGACCCTGGACGTGAAGGGCCTCGGCCAGGTGGTCGCGCAGCCCGGCGGCACGGTGACCGACGGCCGGAGCAAGCTGCGGATCGTGGATGCGGGCGGCGGCACGGCGGCCGACTACGCGGGCAAGGACGTGCAGGGCAAGGCCGTCGTCGTGCGGCGGTCCGCCGCATCGGATGTGACGCCTGATCAGCTCGGTCAGGCGGCTCAGGACGCGGGCGTCAAGGCCCTGTTCGTGACCGACGACGTGCCAGGGCGGCTCAACGCGTGGTTCGGCACCGACGACAACGCGGACCGGCCGCTTCAGATCGGCACGGTCGACGCGGCGGACGGCGCGCGGCTGCTCGCGGCGGCGAAGGCGGGGAAGTCGGTGGAGACCACCGCGACGTCGCGCACGCCGTACGTCTACGACGTGTCGGAGGGCCACAAGGGGGCGGTGCCCAGGGATCTGACGTACGAGCCGTCGAAGCGTGAACTCGCGGTCCTGGACACGAAGTTCCACGCGGTGAAGCCGGTGGCGGGCGGCGAGTTCCGCTATTCGCTGACGGACACCTTCACCGTCGGGATCGGCTTCCAGGAGAAGATCGACTACCCGGTCGAGCGGACGGACTACGCCTCCACGGGCACGGGCCAGCTCTGGCACGAGTCGGTGTCGGTCGGGCCCGGCGCGCTGGAGGAGCGGAGCGGTCTGGTCAGTTACCGGGGCGGCAGGCACGGCGAGCTGGACTGGTTCAAGCCCGTGTGGCACCCGTGGCTGGGGACGGGCCTGGGCTGGGGGCAGCAGCGCTACGGGAACACGCTGGAGTTCAACGTGCCCGGGTGGGGTGACTCCGGTCCCGATCACACCGGGTTCGGCGACGTGTGGAACGACGACTCGATGACGCAGTTCACCGAGGTGTACGCGGACGGCGAGCTGGTCGACCGGCGGCAGAGTTCGGGTGCGTACGTGTGGGACGCGAGCCCGGCGCTGACGACGTACAAGGTCGTGACGGACACGACGCTGGATCCCGATCGGTGGAGGCTCGCCACGAAGGGCCACTCGGAGTGGACCTTCGAGTCGAAGGAGACGGCGGGCGACCGCAAGACCTTCCTGCCCCTGCTGAACCTCGGGTTCGACGTGGACACGGACCTCGCGGGTGATGTCCGGGGCGGGCGGTCCGTGGACATCGGGATCTTCTCCGAGTATGTCGAGGGAGCGGTGGAGAAGGGGTCCATCGGCGGCGGCAAGCTGGAGGTCTCGTACGACGACGGGAAGAGCTGGAAGGGCGTCGGCCTGGACCGGGACGGCAGTAAGGCTGCCTGGGACGGGAAGCTGAAGGTGCCCGCCTCCGCCGAGTTCATCTCGCTGCGGGCCTCGGCGAGTGATGACCGGGGCGGGGCGGTGACGCAGGACATCGTGCGGGCGGTGGGGGTGCGGTAG
- a CDS encoding ATP-grasp domain-containing protein, whose protein sequence is MSPDRPTIALVTSRPQLETGLDRDLPELARSLGAAGADVATVSWDDPRVDWEGFDLVVIRSAWDYSERVTEFVAWAGRVARLTVLANPASVVRWNTDKRYLEDLATAGIPVVPTRYLAPGDTVEIPDDGEFVVKPTSGAGARYAARYEKGAYDAAAAHIERMHGEGLTAMVQPYMPRIDETGERALVYVGGRFLHAIQKGAVLAPGTAYDDEKMPHPDLRPWQPTPAELDLAERALAAVPGSPELLYARVDLVDDADGGAPCVMELELVEPNLFLFLHQASLAAVTEEILTAAS, encoded by the coding sequence GTGTCACCCGACCGCCCCACGATCGCCCTGGTCACCAGCAGGCCCCAGCTGGAGACCGGCCTCGACCGTGACCTCCCCGAGCTGGCACGTTCGCTCGGCGCGGCGGGCGCGGACGTCGCCACCGTGTCCTGGGACGACCCGCGGGTCGACTGGGAGGGCTTCGACCTCGTCGTCATCCGGTCCGCCTGGGACTACAGCGAGCGCGTCACCGAGTTCGTGGCCTGGGCGGGCCGTGTCGCGCGGCTCACCGTCCTGGCCAATCCGGCGTCCGTGGTGCGGTGGAACACCGACAAGCGGTACCTGGAGGACCTCGCGACGGCCGGGATTCCCGTCGTGCCGACCCGCTATCTGGCGCCCGGCGACACCGTGGAGATACCGGACGACGGCGAGTTCGTCGTCAAGCCCACGTCCGGTGCGGGCGCGCGCTACGCCGCCCGGTACGAGAAGGGCGCGTACGACGCCGCCGCCGCGCACATCGAGCGCATGCACGGCGAGGGCCTCACCGCGATGGTGCAGCCCTACATGCCGCGCATCGACGAGACCGGCGAGCGCGCGCTCGTCTACGTCGGCGGGCGGTTCCTGCACGCCATACAGAAGGGCGCGGTGCTCGCGCCCGGCACCGCGTACGACGACGAGAAGATGCCGCACCCCGACCTGCGCCCGTGGCAGCCGACCCCCGCCGAACTCGACCTCGCCGAGCGGGCGTTGGCCGCCGTCCCGGGCTCGCCCGAGCTGCTGTACGCGCGCGTGGACCTCGTCGACGACGCGGACGGCGGCGCGCCCTGCGTCATGGAGCTCGAACTCGTCGAGCCGAACCTCTTCCTCTTCCTGCACCAGGCCTCGCTGGCAGCCGTGACCGAGGAGATACTGACCGCCGCGAGTTAA
- a CDS encoding acyltransferase family protein → MSTLTVARPAGVSEAAAPAPPASRGRALELQGFRGLAALSTVLFHVWQEYYTYDAAGAHPPVESPWVGALVSLEVIDLFFVMSAYLLTLSYARAAIDGGSIRTGKTFLFRRAIRILPLYFLAVLVVWASRNPTLPGDWRDLVGHLTFTHVFDQERIFYTLGPTWSLSLEVAFYLALVALGPLAVRVCRGLATRRARVAVCLSGCAALFVLPLVWISVAHYVVGVPHTDWPVYFGPQARFGGFAAGMALAVLLVALGERGKLSARATVPLAVVALAGLYALSYLSEAENFAHTFYHPIAALLWFALLYATLHVRAREQVCWHGLLRARWVTAVGLISYSLYIWHEPVMLQLIKSGLVPTGQAGFPFAALIVLAVALAVGTASYWLVEYPGSLLGKAKDGRGAARDFYPDPTR, encoded by the coding sequence ATGAGCACGCTGACCGTCGCGCGGCCCGCCGGGGTGTCCGAGGCGGCGGCTCCCGCGCCTCCCGCCTCCCGCGGGCGCGCGCTCGAACTCCAGGGATTCCGCGGCCTCGCCGCCCTGAGCACGGTCCTCTTCCACGTGTGGCAGGAGTACTACACGTACGACGCCGCGGGGGCGCACCCACCGGTCGAGAGCCCGTGGGTCGGCGCGCTGGTCTCGCTGGAGGTGATCGACCTCTTCTTCGTGATGTCCGCGTATCTGCTCACGCTGTCGTACGCCCGCGCGGCCATCGACGGAGGCTCGATCCGTACGGGGAAGACCTTCCTCTTCCGGCGGGCGATCCGGATCCTGCCGCTGTACTTCCTGGCGGTGCTCGTCGTCTGGGCGAGCCGCAATCCGACGCTGCCGGGCGACTGGCGCGACCTGGTCGGGCACCTCACCTTCACGCACGTCTTCGACCAGGAGCGGATCTTCTACACCCTGGGGCCCACCTGGTCCCTCTCCCTCGAGGTCGCCTTCTACCTGGCGCTCGTCGCGCTCGGGCCGCTCGCGGTGCGGGTGTGCCGGGGGCTTGCGACGCGGCGGGCGCGGGTCGCCGTGTGCCTGTCGGGGTGTGCGGCGCTCTTCGTGCTGCCGCTGGTCTGGATCTCCGTCGCGCACTACGTCGTCGGGGTGCCGCACACCGACTGGCCGGTGTACTTCGGTCCGCAGGCCCGCTTCGGGGGATTCGCCGCGGGCATGGCGCTCGCGGTGCTGCTCGTGGCGCTCGGCGAGCGGGGCAAGTTGAGCGCGCGGGCGACGGTGCCTCTCGCGGTGGTGGCGCTCGCGGGGCTCTACGCCCTGTCGTACCTCTCCGAAGCCGAGAACTTCGCCCACACCTTCTACCACCCGATCGCGGCCCTGCTGTGGTTCGCGCTGCTCTACGCCACGCTGCACGTCCGCGCGCGTGAACAGGTGTGCTGGCACGGCCTGTTGAGGGCGCGCTGGGTGACGGCGGTCGGGCTCATCAGCTACAGCCTCTACATCTGGCACGAGCCGGTGATGCTCCAGCTCATCAAGTCCGGCCTCGTGCCGACCGGTCAGGCGGGCTTCCCGTTCGCCGCGCTGATCGTCCTCGCCGTCGCCCTGGCGGTCGGGACGGCGAGCTACTGGCTCGTGGAGTATCCGGGGAGCCTGCTCGGCAAGGCGAAGGACGGCAGGGGAGCGGCGCGGGACTTCTATCCGGATCCGACGCGCTGA
- a CDS encoding glycosyltransferase: protein MSVTPVLTPHLSSTSPNPSSAPPTGGHILAVGSPGPSRELLTRTLRLTGYDVTHAVPGDVHRQVRQAPPDAIVALDDGPDGRGQGLDVIREVRADPAGQALPLLMVTAARTPAPATVADLLRHGADDCLPEACDPRELSARIAAKLHRVPVPVENLLRDPRTGLYSGPHFMDELDRELSRPSAARRGGVLAVVGVAEMAALETWLGPRVRREVAERLAGVAERLGGVCDRLGWDEAGQLLVLMPGVDEETATRSLREFAVSVAGTRFVVADENVRLTPAVGWTPLAEYADHTRAAEHARDAVSEAVRHRDLRPVRYEPWMRTSAPHGHRRARAGLRALLTWTARLLSPVLPLVLGVGVPFVLYQQAYELGWDAAGFAYWVVVAGLVLSALLIMLECLFSLDATPRPERPGQPYPSASAVIAAYLPNEAATIVDTVESFLRLDYPGDLEIVLAYNTPHPLPVEDTLRDMAVRDPRLVLLPVAGSTSKAQNINAAVTRVHGEFVGIFDADHHPAPNAFRHAWDWLSNGYDVVQGHCVIRNGDSSWVARTVGVEFETIYAVSHPGRTRMYGFGVFGGSNGFWRTDLLARTRMHGSMLTEDIDSTLRALNEGARFAMDRTLISRELAPTLLRPLWNQRSRWAQGWLQVSLRHLWGALRSPVYSRRQKAGLFALLGWREVQPWLTLQILPILVHAAWRAGGADRLDWAVPVCLTAAAFTMSAGVVQAAFAWRLAVPELRRRKAWFWRYLFVSTFFYSHFKNMVARQAHLKEALGDRQWRVTPRAATEPGVVADPAVRA, encoded by the coding sequence ATGTCCGTCACACCGGTGCTGACACCGCACCTTTCCTCCACGTCACCGAATCCTTCCTCCGCACCACCGACCGGCGGCCACATCCTGGCCGTCGGCTCACCGGGCCCGAGCCGTGAACTGCTCACCCGAACCCTGCGACTCACCGGGTACGACGTCACCCACGCCGTCCCCGGCGACGTGCACCGCCAGGTCAGGCAGGCGCCACCGGACGCGATCGTGGCCCTCGACGACGGCCCCGACGGCCGGGGCCAGGGCCTCGACGTCATCCGCGAGGTCCGCGCCGACCCGGCAGGGCAGGCACTTCCGCTGCTCATGGTCACGGCGGCCCGAACCCCGGCCCCCGCCACCGTCGCCGATCTGCTGCGGCACGGCGCCGACGACTGCCTGCCGGAGGCCTGCGACCCGCGCGAGCTGTCGGCGCGGATAGCGGCCAAACTGCACCGCGTGCCGGTCCCGGTGGAGAACCTGCTGCGCGATCCGCGCACCGGCCTCTACTCGGGGCCGCACTTCATGGACGAACTCGACCGCGAGCTCAGCCGCCCGTCCGCCGCACGGCGCGGCGGCGTCCTCGCCGTCGTCGGCGTCGCCGAGATGGCGGCCCTGGAGACATGGCTCGGGCCGCGTGTGCGGCGCGAGGTCGCCGAGCGGTTGGCGGGTGTCGCAGAACGCCTCGGCGGCGTGTGCGACCGGCTCGGCTGGGACGAGGCCGGGCAGCTCCTCGTGCTCATGCCCGGTGTCGACGAGGAGACCGCGACCCGGAGCCTGCGGGAGTTCGCCGTGTCCGTGGCCGGGACGCGCTTCGTCGTCGCCGACGAGAACGTCCGGCTCACCCCGGCCGTCGGCTGGACCCCGCTCGCCGAGTACGCCGACCACACCCGGGCGGCCGAGCACGCGCGCGACGCCGTGTCCGAGGCCGTGCGCCACCGGGACCTGCGCCCCGTCCGCTACGAGCCGTGGATGCGCACGAGCGCCCCGCACGGCCACCGCCGGGCCCGCGCAGGCCTGCGGGCGCTGCTCACCTGGACGGCCCGGCTGCTGTCCCCGGTGCTTCCGCTGGTGCTCGGCGTGGGCGTGCCGTTCGTGCTCTACCAGCAGGCGTACGAACTGGGCTGGGACGCGGCCGGGTTCGCGTACTGGGTGGTGGTGGCGGGGCTCGTGCTCTCCGCGCTGCTCATCATGCTGGAGTGCCTGTTCTCGCTGGACGCGACGCCCAGGCCCGAGCGTCCTGGCCAGCCCTATCCGTCCGCGAGCGCCGTCATCGCCGCCTATCTGCCGAACGAGGCGGCGACGATCGTCGACACCGTCGAGTCGTTCCTGCGGCTCGACTACCCCGGCGACCTGGAGATCGTCCTCGCGTACAACACCCCGCACCCGCTGCCCGTCGAGGACACCCTGCGCGACATGGCGGTCCGCGATCCGCGCCTCGTGCTGCTCCCGGTGGCCGGGAGCACGTCCAAGGCGCAGAACATCAACGCGGCGGTCACGCGGGTGCACGGCGAGTTCGTCGGCATCTTCGACGCCGACCACCACCCCGCCCCGAACGCCTTCCGGCACGCGTGGGACTGGCTGTCCAACGGCTACGACGTCGTCCAGGGCCACTGCGTGATCCGCAACGGCGACAGCTCGTGGGTCGCGAGGACGGTCGGCGTCGAGTTCGAGACGATCTACGCGGTCAGTCATCCCGGACGGACCAGGATGTACGGCTTCGGGGTCTTCGGCGGTTCGAACGGCTTCTGGCGCACGGATCTGCTCGCGAGGACCCGGATGCACGGCTCGATGCTGACCGAGGACATCGACTCCACCCTGCGCGCCCTGAACGAAGGCGCGCGGTTCGCCATGGACCGCACGCTCATCTCGCGCGAGCTGGCGCCGACGCTCCTTCGCCCGCTGTGGAACCAGCGCTCGCGCTGGGCGCAGGGCTGGCTCCAGGTCTCGCTGCGGCACCTGTGGGGCGCGCTGCGCTCCCCGGTGTACTCGCGCAGGCAGAAGGCGGGCCTCTTCGCGCTGCTCGGCTGGCGCGAGGTCCAGCCGTGGCTCACGCTCCAGATCCTGCCGATCCTGGTGCACGCGGCCTGGCGCGCGGGCGGCGCCGACCGCCTGGACTGGGCGGTGCCCGTCTGCCTGACGGCGGCGGCGTTCACCATGTCGGCCGGGGTGGTGCAGGCGGCCTTCGCGTGGCGGCTCGCGGTGCCCGAACTGCGGCGCCGCAAGGCGTGGTTCTGGCGCTATCTGTTCGTGTCGACGTTCTTCTACAGCCACTTCAAGAACATGGTGGCGCGCCAGGCGCATCTGAAGGAGGCGCTCGGCGACCGGCAGTGGCGGGTCACGCCGCGCGCCGCCACCGAACCAGGGGTGGTCGCGGACCCGGCGGTGCGGGCATGA
- a CDS encoding serine/threonine-protein kinase, with translation MASHGDLIAGRYRITTPLGRGGMGTVWRAEDDLLGRAVAVKELHVDAGRSAADAAALRERTLREARSVAQVKHPGILVLHDVVQHAEQPWLVMELIDGRSLADRMSLEGPVPPAEAARIGLALIAALRAAHTGGVLHRDLKPANVLLEAGTERVVLSDFGIAQVAGQTTLTETGAFVGSPEYTAPERMSGKRTGPESDLWSLGVLLCAAVEGESPFHRDSVAGVLHAVVMDEIRIPDSAGPLTPVVRGLLERDPERRLGADEAEQALRGFLVEERMPTVPRTPVPSEPARPSPPDEAIVLGSAPAPAARPRIRTALLAGALVAALAAGGTGTWLMTRDDSGTRSEAKGGGGAADEVREKQETEEPGKKPSKSADKPKNPGRNGKKSPAAPKPSPEGTGKATPAGTAAPAEPDEPADDPAPAGYRTVSDPTGFTMVTPTGFARSSEPPRVFYNSADDAFRIGVHPQPLDPEGPLAVMRQAHKDGPSDYPGYRDGSVRETTHNGHPAAVWEFTWDGGSGDGGPRRTFDLSWDEGGKMYDLWVSAPAGQAAKGERHFVEAHRSFTRTG, from the coding sequence ATGGCAAGTCACGGGGATCTCATAGCGGGGCGCTACCGCATCACGACGCCGCTCGGGCGCGGCGGCATGGGCACGGTCTGGCGAGCGGAGGACGATCTCCTGGGCCGCGCCGTCGCGGTGAAGGAGCTGCACGTCGACGCGGGGCGGTCGGCCGCCGACGCGGCGGCCCTGCGCGAACGCACCCTGCGCGAGGCGCGCTCGGTCGCGCAGGTGAAGCACCCCGGCATCCTGGTCCTGCACGACGTCGTCCAGCACGCCGAGCAGCCCTGGCTCGTGATGGAGCTGATCGACGGCCGCTCGCTCGCCGACCGGATGTCCCTGGAGGGACCGGTCCCGCCCGCCGAGGCCGCCCGTATCGGCCTCGCCCTGATCGCCGCGCTGCGAGCCGCGCACACCGGCGGGGTGCTGCACCGTGACCTCAAGCCCGCGAACGTACTCCTGGAGGCGGGCACGGAGCGCGTGGTGCTCTCCGACTTCGGGATCGCGCAGGTCGCCGGGCAGACGACGCTCACGGAGACGGGCGCGTTCGTCGGTTCGCCCGAGTACACCGCCCCGGAGCGCATGTCGGGCAAGCGCACGGGCCCGGAGTCCGATCTCTGGTCGCTGGGTGTGCTGCTCTGCGCCGCCGTGGAGGGCGAGTCGCCGTTCCACCGCGACTCGGTGGCGGGGGTCCTGCACGCCGTCGTCATGGACGAGATCAGGATCCCGGACTCGGCGGGACCGCTGACTCCCGTCGTACGCGGCCTCCTCGAACGGGATCCCGAGCGGCGGCTGGGCGCCGACGAGGCCGAGCAGGCGCTGCGGGGCTTCCTGGTGGAGGAGCGGATGCCCACCGTGCCCCGCACACCGGTGCCCTCCGAGCCCGCGCGGCCTTCCCCGCCCGACGAGGCGATCGTGCTCGGCTCCGCCCCGGCACCGGCCGCGCGCCCCCGGATCCGTACGGCTCTCCTGGCCGGCGCGCTGGTCGCCGCGCTCGCGGCGGGCGGCACCGGCACCTGGCTCATGACCCGGGACGACTCCGGTACGAGGTCGGAGGCGAAGGGAGGCGGCGGCGCCGCGGACGAGGTGCGCGAGAAGCAGGAGACCGAGGAGCCGGGCAAGAAGCCGTCCAAGAGCGCCGACAAGCCGAAGAACCCCGGCAGGAACGGCAAGAAGAGCCCCGCCGCCCCCAAGCCTTCCCCGGAAGGCACCGGCAAGGCCACCCCAGCGGGCACGGCCGCCCCCGCCGAGCCGGACGAGCCCGCCGACGACCCGGCCCCCGCGGGCTACCGGACGGTCTCCGACCCGACCGGCTTCACGATGGTGACGCCCACCGGCTTCGCCCGCTCGTCCGAACCACCCCGCGTCTTCTACAACTCGGCGGACGACGCCTTCCGCATCGGCGTCCACCCCCAGCCCCTGGACCCAGAAGGGCCGCTCGCGGTGATGCGGCAGGCGCACAAGGACGGCCCTTCGGACTACCCCGGCTACCGCGACGGCTCGGTCCGGGAGACCACGCACAACGGCCACCCCGCGGCCGTCTGGGAGTTCACCTGGGACGGCGGCTCCGGCGACGGCGGGCCGCGCCGCACCTTCGACCTGAGCTGGGACGAGGGCGGCAAGATGTACGACCTGTGGGTCTCCGCGCCCGCCGGGCAGGCGGCGAAGGGCGAGCGTCACTTCGTCGAGGCGCACCGGTCCTTCACGCGGACGGGCTGA
- a CDS encoding HAD family hydrolase produces MPTPQLPPVSGPEGPLRAVAPAPVTRPRAVLFDFSGTLFQVRSYEDRIRAALPGPVGEREMDAILTSLEAGLSDPAVIEAQHARDVSSTAHRHAFTTWYASAPALAPFASVLYDQLRSPEHWLPYVDAERTLAELDARGIALGVVSDVGWDLRPTFARHGLDRWFGSWVHSYEHDTEKPDPRLFGHACAELGVAPADTLMVGDHPAKDGGAASAGLRAYVLPGGAAPGAVRGLRAVLRLVEGPH; encoded by the coding sequence ATGCCAACTCCCCAGCTCCCGCCCGTCTCCGGCCCCGAGGGCCCGCTCCGCGCCGTGGCCCCCGCCCCGGTGACGCGCCCCAGGGCGGTGCTCTTCGACTTCTCCGGGACGCTGTTCCAGGTCCGGTCGTACGAGGACCGCATCCGCGCCGCACTGCCCGGCCCAGTGGGCGAGCGGGAGATGGACGCCATCCTCACCTCCCTTGAGGCGGGCCTCTCGGACCCTGCCGTGATCGAGGCCCAGCACGCACGCGACGTCTCGTCCACGGCCCACCGCCACGCGTTCACCACGTGGTACGCCTCGGCTCCCGCGCTCGCCCCCTTCGCCAGCGTTCTCTACGACCAACTCCGTTCCCCCGAGCACTGGTTGCCGTACGTGGACGCCGAGCGCACCCTGGCCGAGCTCGACGCGCGCGGCATCGCGCTCGGGGTGGTCAGCGACGTCGGCTGGGATCTGCGGCCGACGTTCGCCCGGCACGGCCTCGACCGCTGGTTCGGCAGCTGGGTCCACTCGTACGAACACGACACGGAGAAGCCCGACCCGCGGCTCTTCGGCCACGCCTGCGCGGAGTTGGGCGTGGCCCCCGCCGACACCCTCATGGTCGGCGACCACCCCGCCAAGGACGGCGGGGCCGCGAGCGCCGGGCTGCGGGCCTATGTGCTGCCGGGGGGTGCGGCGCCGGGGGCGGTGCGGGGGCTGCGGGCCGTGCTCCGTCTCGTCGAGGGGCCCCACTGA